One Chryseobacterium indoltheticum DNA segment encodes these proteins:
- a CDS encoding bifunctional metallophosphatase/5'-nucleotidase, whose protein sequence is MNRKSFLKTIGGGTLAMTLAPNLMMAEELSLNSFKSAHKLTILHTNDQHSRIEPFDESYTKNPNQGGFARRASLIQKIRSEENNLLLLDSGDIFQGTPYFNFFGGELEFKLMSMMKYDASTMGNHDFDNGLDGFLKVLPNAKFPFICSNYDFKNTILDGKTSQYKIFNKNGIKVGIFGVGIQLDGLVGKKQYGETVWSDPIDVAQHYSNFLKNEKKCDLVICLSHIGYDYKDDPEKINDKILASKTENIDLILGGHTHTFLPEPQTFKNRQGKNVLVNQVGWAGLLLGRIDFFFDSDKNVKQISWNNQAIDSSITV, encoded by the coding sequence ATGAACAGAAAGAGTTTTTTAAAAACAATAGGTGGCGGAACTTTAGCGATGACTTTAGCTCCCAATTTGATGATGGCGGAAGAATTAAGTTTAAATTCTTTCAAATCTGCCCATAAATTAACAATTCTTCACACCAACGATCAACACAGCAGAATTGAACCTTTTGACGAAAGCTATACCAAAAACCCTAATCAGGGTGGTTTTGCGAGAAGAGCAAGTTTAATACAAAAAATAAGAAGCGAAGAAAATAATCTTTTGCTGCTGGATTCCGGAGATATTTTTCAGGGAACGCCTTATTTTAATTTTTTTGGTGGTGAACTGGAGTTTAAGCTGATGTCGATGATGAAGTATGATGCGTCAACGATGGGAAATCATGATTTCGATAATGGTTTAGATGGATTTTTAAAGGTTTTGCCTAACGCAAAATTTCCATTTATCTGTTCGAATTATGATTTTAAAAACACAATTCTCGACGGAAAAACTTCGCAGTATAAAATATTCAACAAGAACGGCATTAAGGTTGGAATTTTTGGCGTAGGAATTCAACTGGATGGATTAGTCGGCAAAAAACAATATGGAGAAACCGTTTGGTCTGACCCGATTGATGTGGCTCAGCATTATTCTAATTTCCTGAAAAATGAGAAAAAGTGTGACCTTGTGATTTGCCTTTCTCACATCGGATATGACTACAAAGACGATCCTGAAAAAATAAACGATAAAATTTTAGCTTCAAAAACAGAAAATATTGACTTAATTTTGGGTGGTCACACCCACACTTTTTTACCGGAGCCCCAGACTTTTAAAAACAGACAAGGAAAAAATGTTTTAGTAAACCAAGTAGGTTGGGCGGGTCTTCTTTTAGGCAGAATAGATTTCTTTTTTGATTCAGACAAAAATGTAAAACAGATTTCCTGGAATAATCAGGCAATCGACAGCAGTATAACAGTATAA
- the dapA gene encoding 4-hydroxy-tetrahydrodipicolinate synthase translates to MSILKGVGVALVTPFNEDLSVDFESLTKLVEFNIENGTNYLVVLGTTAEAATLSSDEKKQVVEHIIKVNNKRLPLVLGIGGNNTLEVKQQIEETDLSDFTAVLSVSPYYNKPNQEGLYQHYKMLASTGKNIIIYNVPSRTGQNVEAETTLRLANEFPNLFLIKEAAPNILQYFDILRKKPEGFNLVSGDDEYTLPVTLAGGNGVISVIGQGYPKEFSTMVQLAFDGKVKEAYEIHNKLVDITRLIFAEGNPCGIKVVLAEKGIIKNYLRLPLVAASEGLYAKIKAEMAKI, encoded by the coding sequence ATGAGCATTTTAAAAGGAGTAGGTGTTGCTTTGGTAACACCCTTTAATGAAGATTTATCCGTAGATTTCGAAAGTTTGACAAAACTTGTTGAGTTTAATATCGAAAACGGAACCAACTATTTGGTAGTATTGGGAACTACAGCGGAAGCGGCTACACTTTCTTCAGACGAGAAGAAACAGGTAGTTGAGCATATCATTAAGGTGAATAATAAACGTCTTCCTTTGGTTTTAGGAATTGGCGGAAACAATACTCTTGAAGTCAAACAGCAAATCGAAGAAACCGATTTATCAGATTTCACGGCAGTTTTATCGGTGTCTCCTTATTATAATAAACCAAATCAGGAAGGGCTTTATCAGCATTATAAAATGTTGGCTTCTACCGGAAAGAATATTATCATTTATAACGTTCCTTCACGAACAGGACAAAATGTAGAAGCAGAAACTACTTTGCGTTTGGCAAATGAATTCCCGAATTTATTCTTAATTAAAGAAGCTGCACCAAATATTCTTCAGTATTTTGATATTTTGAGAAAAAAACCTGAAGGATTTAACTTAGTTTCTGGAGATGATGAATACACACTTCCTGTAACTTTAGCAGGTGGAAACGGTGTGATTTCTGTAATCGGACAAGGTTATCCGAAAGAATTTTCTACAATGGTTCAGCTGGCTTTTGATGGGAAAGTAAAAGAAGCGTACGAAATTCATAACAAACTTGTTGACATTACAAGACTTATTTTTGCAGAAGGAAATCCTTGCGGAATTAAAGTTGTTTTAGCAGAAAAAGGAATTATCAAAAACTATTTGAGACTTCCATTGGTTGCTGCTTCAGAAGGACTTTATGCGAAAATAAAAGCTGAAATGGCGAAAATTTAA
- a CDS encoding 5'-nucleotidase C-terminal domain-containing protein, with the protein MQNKFLLLGIAFFSLTACKTTSLQVANVQTQKNISVNKDLKDDEDFAKFIEPYTEKLNKEMNQKISYTQVDLTKEGDNSNLGNLLADYTFDGADVWVKTNLNKNVDAALINIGGIRTTIGKGDVLLKNVFEVMPFENEVIIVKMKGSDLQGLFNYYAKTQVNNPVSHLYIETNNGQLTKTLINGKEVNPTQDYYIATSDYLALGGDNMKFFSKGESIPTGIKLRDLFIDYFKKNAEINPKEDIRLNFIGKK; encoded by the coding sequence ATGCAAAATAAATTCTTGTTATTAGGAATTGCCTTTTTTTCTCTCACGGCCTGTAAAACGACATCGTTGCAGGTTGCCAATGTGCAGACACAAAAGAATATTTCTGTTAATAAAGACTTGAAGGACGATGAAGATTTTGCGAAATTTATCGAGCCTTATACAGAGAAACTCAACAAAGAGATGAATCAAAAAATCTCTTATACCCAAGTAGATTTAACTAAAGAAGGAGACAACAGCAATCTGGGAAATCTTTTAGCAGATTATACCTTTGACGGAGCCGATGTTTGGGTTAAAACAAATCTTAATAAAAACGTAGACGCTGCCCTAATCAATATCGGGGGAATACGTACTACGATCGGGAAAGGCGATGTTCTTCTGAAAAATGTTTTTGAAGTTATGCCTTTTGAAAATGAAGTGATCATTGTAAAAATGAAAGGTTCAGATTTGCAGGGATTGTTTAATTATTATGCAAAAACTCAGGTAAATAATCCTGTTTCTCATTTATATATCGAAACCAACAACGGACAATTAACCAAAACTTTGATTAATGGGAAAGAGGTAAATCCAACTCAGGATTATTATATCGCTACTTCTGATTATCTGGCTTTGGGTGGTGATAATATGAAGTTTTTCAGCAAAGGAGAATCGATTCCTACAGGAATTAAATTGAGAGATTTATTTATCGATTATTTTAAGAAAAATGCTGAGATCAATCCGAAGGAAGATATTCGTTTAAATTTTATTGGGAAGAAATAA